TGAAGCCTTTCAGCTCTGGATATTCTGCCGAAATTGGCGAACCCATAATGAAATAGACAACAATCGGAAGCACAAACACTAAGGCAAGCGCAATGCGACCCATTGGTGTTTGTTGGCCTGTTAAACGCTGTTTGTTGCGAGCCCAAATGCCAATAAAGATGGTCGCAATAATACCAATAACCAGAGACGCAATCACCACGGATGACCCAGCTTCAAAGATTGGAGCAGGGAAATACAAACCTCGAACATTTAAGAAAATAGCTTCACCAAGGCTCAAACTTTGTCTAGCAGAAGGTAACGCCTGCAGAACGGCAAAGTACCAGAAGAAGATTTGCAGAAGTAGGGGGATATTGCGGAACGTTTCGATATATACAGCTGCCAGTCTGCTCACCAACCAGTTGGATGAAAGGCGGGCAATACCCATAACAAACCCAATGACAGTCGCAAGTATAATGCCGAGCACGGATACTAGGGCTGTGTTGAGTAGGCCAACGATGAAAGTGCGGCCATAAGAGAAGGTTTCATCATATTCAATCAGCGTTAGGCCAATCCCAAAGCCAGCTTCTTGCGTCAGAAATCCAAAACCTGTGGCGATACCGCGTGCCTCCAAGTTTGTCAGTGCATTGTTTACAATAGTGTAAAAGAAAAAGATCAGTGCAAGTATTGCGATAATCTGAAATACGACTGATCGAAAGGTGGGATTGTAAAAAAGGCTAGCGTTAGAAGTCGGTCCGTTATCCGCCTTCGACGCAACAGTATTAGTAGGTTTCATACAGCTATAACCTCAAATCCATTTTTGTAAAAAGGGCGGCTTACACCGCCCATTTTGTTGTAATGTATTGCTTAACGGATTGGTGGAGCGTACATAAAGCCGCCCGCATTCCATAGTGCGTTTACACCACGTGAGATTTGTAGTGGAGAGCCCTTACCTACAGTACGTTCAAAGCTTTCACCGTAGTTACCAACTTGTTTGATTACCTGGTAACCCCAGTCATCGCGGATACCAAGGCCTTTACCCTTAGGACCATCCACACCCAAAATACGTTTTACATTCGGATCTTTAGATTTTAGCATCTCGTCAGCATTTTTAGAGGAAATACCATATTCTTCAGCATTCACCATCGCCGAAAGTGTCCACTTGGCAATGTTGAACCATTGATCATCACCTTGACGTACCACTGGGCCTAGTGGTTCTTTAGAGATAATTTCAGGAAGAACTTCTGCTGAGCTTGGATCTTGAAGATTCAGGCGAAGGGCATACAGACCAGATTGGTCTGTGGTTAGGACATCACAACGACCTGCATCAAAACCTTTTGAAGTTTGAGCTGCTGTATCAAATACAACGGGTTTGTATGACATACCATTGTTGCGGAAGTAATCTGCAAGGTTTAGTTCAGTGGTGGTACCGGACTGAACACATACAGATGCACCGTCAAGTTCCTTCGCGCTCTTCAGCCCCAAGTCTTTCTTGACCATGAAACCTTGACCGTCGTAGTAATTGACGCCTACGAAGTTCAGACCCAATGCTGTATCACGGTGTAGAGTCCATGT
This sequence is a window from Vibrio coralliilyticus. Protein-coding genes within it:
- a CDS encoding amino acid ABC transporter permease, which encodes MKPTNTVASKADNGPTSNASLFYNPTFRSVVFQIIAILALIFFFYTIVNNALTNLEARGIATGFGFLTQEAGFGIGLTLIEYDETFSYGRTFIVGLLNTALVSVLGIILATVIGFVMGIARLSSNWLVSRLAAVYIETFRNIPLLLQIFFWYFAVLQALPSARQSLSLGEAIFLNVRGLYFPAPIFEAGSSVVIASLVIGIIATIFIGIWARNKQRLTGQQTPMGRIALALVFVLPIVVYFIMGSPISAEYPELKGFNFKGGVSIIPELAALLLALSIYTASFIAEIVRSGINAVSHGQTEAAMSLGLPRSRTLKLVIVPQALRIIIPPLTSQYLNLTKNSSLAMAIGYPDLVSVFAGTTLNQTGQAIEIIAMTMAVYLSLSLITSALMNIYNRKVALVER
- a CDS encoding amino acid ABC transporter substrate-binding protein, which encodes MANKLTLLASVVAASTALMSTSAFAADSTLDKVTKQGFLTCGVSTGLPGFSNPNSKGEWEGIDVEYCQALAAAVLGDKSKVKYVPLTAKERFTALQSGEIDVLSRNTTWTLHRDTALGLNFVGVNYYDGQGFMVKKDLGLKSAKELDGASVCVQSGTTTELNLADYFRNNGMSYKPVVFDTAAQTSKGFDAGRCDVLTTDQSGLYALRLNLQDPSSAEVLPEIISKEPLGPVVRQGDDQWFNIAKWTLSAMVNAEEYGISSKNADEMLKSKDPNVKRILGVDGPKGKGLGIRDDWGYQVIKQVGNYGESFERTVGKGSPLQISRGVNALWNAGGFMYAPPIR